One region of Carcharodon carcharias isolate sCarCar2 chromosome 21, sCarCar2.pri, whole genome shotgun sequence genomic DNA includes:
- the LOC121292944 gene encoding zinc finger protein 135-like: MEKPWKCEDCGKGFIYPSRLEYHRRSHTGERPFTCSKCGKGFTQKTSLMLHQRIHTEERPFSCTYCGKRFRYSSTLTTHQRVHTGERPFTCSMCGKGFTQSASLLNHQRIHTGEKPFTCSVCGEGFTRSSSLWSHQQIHTEEKPFSCTSCGKSFGHLFTLAVHQRTHTGERPFTCSVCGKGFTQSFDLVRHQRLHTGERPFTCSVCGKGFARLFSLQLHQRIHTEESPFSCSTCGKSFRQSSVLIEYQRIHTEEKPFSCTSCGKRFKHSSALTVHQRTHTGERPFTCSVCGKGIARLSSLQLHQQIHTEKSPFS; the protein is encoded by the coding sequence ATGGAAAAACCttggaaatgtgaggactgtggTAAAGGATTCATTTATCCATCCCGGCTGGAATaccatcgacgcagtcacactggggagaggccgttcacctgctccaagtgtgggaagggattcactcagaaaACCTCCCTGATGTTACACCAgagaattcacactgaggagaggccctTCAGCTGCACTTACTGTGGGAAGAGGTTCAGGTATTCATCCACCCTCActacacaccagcgagttcacactggggagcgaccgttcacctgctccatgtgtgggaagggattcactcagtcagccaGCCTGCTGAATCACCAGCGTATTCACACTGGGGaaaagccgttcacctgctctgtgtgtggggaaGGTTTCACTCGGTCATCTAGTCTTTGGTCACATCAGCAAATTCATACTGAGGAGAAGCCTTTCAGCTGCACCTCCTGTGGAAAGAGTTTCGGGCATTTATTCACACTTGCTGTACACCAACgtactcacactggggagagaccgttcacctgctccgtgtgtgggaagggattcactcagtcatttgACCTGGTTAGACACCAGCggcttcacactggggagagaccattcacctgctccgtgtgtgggaagggatttgctcGATTATTCAGCCTCCAGTTACACCAACGAATTCATACTGAGGAGAGTCCATTCAGCTGCAGTACCTGTGGAAAGAGTTTCAGACAGTCATCTGTCCTCATTGAataccagcgaattcacactgaggagaagccGTTCAGCTGCACTTCCTGTGGAAAGAGGTTCAAGCATTCTTCTGccctcactgtacaccagcgcactcacactggggagagaccattcacctgctccgtgtgtgggaagggaattGCTCGGTTATCCAGCCTCCAGTTACACCAACAAATTCACACTGAGAAGAGCCCATTCAGCTGA